A DNA window from Lachancea thermotolerans CBS 6340 chromosome G complete sequence contains the following coding sequences:
- a CDS encoding sugar porter family MFS transporter (conserved hypothetical protein) has translation MSSSSRSIELNSVNNFSRDELKPVTKHDEDVFVDSSAAKIDIEQDAEKAHSVLNRQFNLDAEVAQLNELGDSFKQERSLWRRICSLDLGFEFEDKRYMVYMLGAFASAAGILSGIDQSIISGASIGMNKALHLSAHEASMVSSLMPLGAMAGSVIMSPLNEWFGRKSSIMISCIWYTVGAILCAASTSHHLMYAGRFILGVGVGIEGGCVGIYVSESVPSTVRGNLVSMYQFNIALGELFGYIVGVIFFDVHGGWRFMVGSSLVFSTILLVGMFFLPESPRWLVHKGRIGEGWNVWKRLRDVKHDNNNLEFLEMRHAAAQDKELRANESRFQAWFDLIRIPRNRRALVYAVMMVSLGQLTGINAIMYYMSTLMGQIGFSEKRSVAMSMVGGAALLLGTIPAILYMDRFGRRTWANTIVLFTLGLVLVGVGYQINRETNLPAAEGVYLTGQILYNMAFGSYSALTWVLPSESFSLATRSVGMTVCSTMLYLWSWTVTYNFDRMQKAMTYTGLTLGFYGGIAIVIGIPYQLLFMPETKNKTLEEIDDIFSRPTIDIVRENAANVKRNFARVFRR, from the coding sequence ATGAGCTCCTCTTCTCGAAGCATAGAGCTCAACTCTGTCAACAATTTCTCGCGAGATGAATTGAAGCCTGTCACCAAGCACGACGAAGATGTGTTTGTGGACTCCTCTGCCGCCAAGATCGACATCGAGCAAGATGCTGAAAAGGCACACTCGGTGCTGAACAGGCAGTTTAACCTCGACGCAGAGGTGGCCCAGCTCAACGAGCTGGGAGACTCCTTCAAGCAGGAACGCTCGCTCTGGAGGAGAATCTGTTCGCTCGACCTCGGTTTTGAGTTCGAGGACAAACGCTACATGGTATATATGCTGGGAGCGTTTGCCTCCGCTGCAGGTATCCTGTCCGGTATCGACCAGTCTATCATTTCCGGTGCTTCTATCGGGATGAACAAGGCGCTACACCTGTCGGCTCACGAGGCCTCGATGGTGTCGTCGCTGATGCCCTTGGGCGCCATGGCTGGTTCTGTCATCATGTCGCCCCTCAACGAATGGTTCGGACGTAAGTCGTCCATTATGATCTCTTGTATATGGTACACCGTGGGCGCGATCCTGTGCGCGGCCTCGACGAGCCACCATCTCATGTACGCGGGCCGGTTTATTCTAGGTGTCGGTGTGGGTATTGAGGGTGGATGTGTCGGTATCTATGTTTCGGAGTCCGTGCCTTCGACAGTGAGAGGTAACCTGGTCTCCATGTACCAGTTCAATATTGCCCTGGGTGAACTGTTTGGGTATATCGTCGGTGTGATTTTCTTCGACGTCCACGGCGGTTGGCGTTTTATGGTTGGTTCCTCGCTtgtcttttcaacaattcTGCTGGTCGGAATGTTCTTTTTGCCTGAGTCGCCTCGTTGGCTGGTTCACAAAGGTCGTATCGGCGAAGGCTGGAACGTCTGGAAACGTCTCAGGGATGTGAAACATGACAACAACAATCTGGAGTTCTTGGAAATGAGGCATGCCGCAGCTCAAGACAAAGAACTGCGCGCCAATGAATCGCGTTTCCAAGCTTGGTTTGACCTTATTCGCATTCCCCGTAACCGCCGTGCTCTCGTCTATGCCGTGATGATGGTTTCCTTAGGCCAGCTGACTGGTATCAACGCCATCATGTACTACATGTCCACTCTAATGGGCCAAATCGGTTTCAGTGAAAAGAGATCGGTGGCCATGTCCATGGTCGGTGGTGCTGCATTGCTTCTGGGTACTATTCCAGCAATCCTGTATATGGACAGGTTCGGGAGACGTACCTGGGCTAACACAATTGTCTTATTCACATTGGGATTGGTTCTCGTGGGTGTTGGGTACCAGATCAATAGGGAGACGAATCTGCCAGCCGCAGAGGGTGTTTACCTGACAGGCCAAATTCTGTATAACATGGCGTTTGGTTCTTATTCTGCACTGACGTGGGTTTTGCCTTCTGAGTCTTTCTCGCTGGCCACCAGATCCGTGGGTATGACCGTATGTTCTACCATGCTGTATCTCTGGAGTTGGACAGTGACCTACAACTTCGACAGAATGCAGAAGGCTATGACGTACACAGGTTTAACCCTTGGGTTCTACGGTGGTATTGCCATCGTCATCGGTATCCCATACCAGCTTCTGTTCATGCCTGagacaaagaacaagaccTTGGAAGAGATTGATGACATCTTCTCCAGACCAACAATAGACATCGTGAGGGAGAATGCTGCGAATGTGAAAAGAAACTTCGCGCGGGTATTCAGGCGCTAA
- a CDS encoding KLTH0G11176p (conserved hypothetical protein): MQAAATITKSGVKHFRKAPRNISWVIRAAYFGFGKPRLRKNVFPYRQVTPRGGVRRAPVTPETSGGPEQSRCCRRNTAFILRLGTLGGLEHRVRAYDRILIQPLLPTISPWTMACSALGTAARGHATARWPRKASPVLLPRISTHFQGACASPRSRIYVCCRARSQPQRDFTPYGSLARKYGLEPRLRALF; encoded by the coding sequence ATGCAGGCTGCAGCAACCATCACAAAATCCGGGGTAAAACACTTCAGAAAAGCCCCGAGAAACATTTCTTGGGTGATTAGGGCTGCATATTTTGGGTTCGGGAAGCCACGGTTAAGGAAGAATGTTTTTCCATATCGGCAAGTCACCCCGCGAGGGGGCGTCAGACGCGCGCCCGTCACCCCGGAAACCAGCGGCGGCCCGGAACAATCCAGGTGCTGCCGGAGAAACACGGCCTTCATATTGAGGCTGGGCACACTTGGCGGTCTGGAACATAGGGTCCGGGCTTACGATAGGATACTGATACAACCACTTTTGCCAACGATTTCTCCCTGGACAATGGCGTGCTCGGCACTTGGCACCGCCGCGCGTGGCCACGCCACTGCGCGCTGGCCGCGAAAAGCCAGTCCCGTACTTTTGCCCCGTATTTCCACGCACTTCCAGGGGGCGTGCGCTTCTCCGAGGAGCCGTATCTACGTCTGCTGCCGGGCACGCTCGCAGCCTCAGCGGGACTTCACACCATATGGATCCCTCGCTCGCAAGTACGGGCTCGAGCCGCGGCTACGCGCGCTATTCTAG